In a genomic window of Fundulus heteroclitus isolate FHET01 unplaced genomic scaffold, MU-UCD_Fhet_4.1 scaffold_370, whole genome shotgun sequence:
- the LOC118560056 gene encoding NACHT, LRR and PYD domains-containing protein 5-like, translating into QQNSEVPRGPSARQHQAQLDSIFMLLEDNIVTFVKKELKKIQKVLSPDDPDCSESQRDDEEVLEGEDEEQRRSSREALMKITLNFLRRMKEEELADRLQSKHLAALCQHKLKSRLKEKFQCVFEGIAKAGSPTLLNQIYTELYITEGGTGEVNDEHEVRQIETASRKPHRSETTIRQEDIFKVPPGRDQPIRTVMTKGVAGIGKKVLTQKFTLDWAEGKAHQNIHFVFPFTFRELNVLKEKKFSLVDLVHHFFTETKEICSFEHFQVLFIFDGLDESRLPLDFQNQEILTDATESTSVDVLLTNLIRGKLLPSARLWITTQPAAANQIPPECVGMVTEVRGFTDPQKEEYFRKRFRDEEQARRIISHMKTSRSLHIMCHIPVFCWITATVLEDVLETREGGELPSTLTEMYIHFLVVQTKVKKVKFDGGAATDPLWSKKNKKMIKSLGKLAFDQLQEGNLIFYESDLTECGIDIRTASVYSGVFTQIFREERGLYQNKVFCFVHLSVQEFLAALHVHLTFINSGVILMEETKRTAKRRRLKSLHQTAVDQALQSPNGHLDLFLRFLLGLSLQTNQRLLQGLLTQTGSSSQTNQETVQYIKEKISENVSAEKSINLFHCLNELNDRSLVEEIQQSLSSGSLSTDKLSPAQWSALGFTLVSSAEDLDVFDLKKYFASEEVLLRLLPVVKASNKALLSGCNLSERSCEALSSVLSSQSSSLRELDLSNNNLQDSGVKLLSAGLKSPNCRLETLSLSGCLVSKEGCVSLYLALSSNPSHLKELDLSYNHPGDSGVKLLSAGLRDPPWRLKALRVEPAGVRWLTPGLRKYSCQLTIDTNTVSRELKLSEDNRKVTHVEELQSYPDHPDRFDVPQLLCNTGLTGRCYWEVEWRGYVNISASYRRIRRRGDSRECWFGRNDQSWSLNCSDDGYSVCHNNIRTSISSSSVSSRVAVYVDCPAGILSFYRVSSDSLIHLHTFNTTFTEPLLPGFGFFWSSSGSSV; encoded by the exons gtcagagagatgatgaggaggtgctggaaggtgaggatgaagagcagaggaggagcagcagagaggcactgatgaagatcactctgaacttcctgaggaggatgaaggaggaggagctggctgaccgtctgcagagca aaCATCTTGCTGCACTTTGTCAACATAAACTTAAATCTCgtctgaaggagaagttccagtgtgtgtttgaggggatcgctaaagcaggaagtccaacccttctgaaccagatctacacagaactctacatcacagagggaggaactggagaggtcaatgatgaacatgaggtcagacagattgaaacagcatccaggaaaccacacagatcagaaacaaccatcagacaagaagacatctttaaagtcccacctggaagagaccaaccaatcagaacagtgatgacaaagggagtggctggtATTGGGAAAAAAGTCctaacccagaagttcactctggactgggctgaaggcaaagcccaccagaacatccacttcgtatttccattcaccttcagagagctgaatgtgctgaaagagaaaaagttcagcttggtggaccttgttcatcacttctttactgaaaccaaagaaatctgcagctttgaacacttccaggttctgttcatctttgatggtctggatgagagtcgacttcctctggacttccagaaccaggagatcctgactgatgctacagagtccacctcagtggatgttctgctgacaaacctcatcagggggaaactgcttccctctgctcgcctctggataaccacacaacctgcagcagccaatcagattcctcctgagtgtgttggcatggtgacagaggtcagagggttcactgacccacagaaggaggagtacttcaggaagagattcagagatgaggagcaggccaggaggatcatctcccacatgaagacatcaagaagcctccacatcatgtgccacatcccagtcttctgctggatcactgctacggttctggaggacgtgttggagaccagagagggaggagagctgcccagcaccctgactgagatgtacatccacttcctggtggttcagaccaaagtgaagaaggtcaagtttgatggaggagctgcaacaGATCCACTCTGGAGTAAAAAGAACAAGAAGATGATCAAGTCTCtaggaaaactggcttttgatcagctgcaggaaggaaacctgatcttctatgaatcagacctgacagagtgtggcatcgatatcagaACAGCttcagtgtactcaggagtgttcacacagatctttagagaggagagagggctgtaccagaacaaggtgttctgcttcgtccatctaagtgttcaggagtttctggctgctcttcatgttcatctgaCCTTCATCAACTCTGGTGTCATCCTGatggaagaaacaaaaagaaccgCTAAGAGACGCAGACTGAAGTCTCTTCACCAGAcagctgttgatcaggccttacagagtccaaatggacacctggacttgttcctccggttcctcctgggactttcactgcagaccaatcagagactcctacaaggtctgctgacacagacaggaagtagctcacagaccaatcaggaaacagttcagtacatcaaggagaagatcagtgagaatgtgtctgcagagaaaagcatcaatctgttccactgtctgaatgaactgaatgatcGTTCTCTGgtggaggagatccaacagtctctgagttcaggaagtctctccacagataaactgtctcctgctcagtggtcagctctggGTTTCAccttagtgtcatcagcagaagatctggatgtgtttgacctgaagaaatactttgcttcagaggaggttcttctgaggctgctgccagtggttaaagcctccaacaaagctct actgagtggctgtaacctctcagagagaagctgtgaagctctgtcctcagttctcagctcccagtcctccagtctcagagaactggacctgagtaacaacaacctgcaggattcaggagtgaagcttctctctgctggactgaagagtccaaactgcagactggaaactctcag cttgtcaggctgtctggtctcaAAGGAAGGCTGTGTTTCTCTGTACTTGGCTCTGAGCTCCAACCCTTCCCATctgaaagagttggacctgagctacaatcatccaggagactcaggagtgaagctgctgtcAGCTGGACTGAGGGATCCACCCTGGAGACTGAAAGCTCTCAG ggtggagcctgctggagtccgatggttgacaccaggtctgaggaagt attcctgtcaactcacaatcgacacaaacacagtgagcagagaactcaaactgtctgaagacaacaggaaggtgacacatgtggaggagcttcagtcatatcctgatcatccagacagatttgatgttcctcagctgctgtgtaatactggtctgactggtcgctgttactgggaggttgAGTGGAGAGGGTATGTTAATATATCAGCgagttacagaagaatcaggagAAGAGGAGACAGTAGAGAGTGTTGGTTTGGAAGGAATGATCAGTCCTGGAGTCTGAACTGCTCTGATGATGGTTACTCTGTCTGTCACAATAACATTCGAACatctatctcctcctcctccgtctccagcagagtagcagtgtatgtggactgtcctgctggtattctgtccttctacagagtctcctctgactcactgatccacctccacaccttcaacaccacatttactgaacctctgcttcctggctttgggttcttctggtccagttctggttcctctgtg